The sequence below is a genomic window from Ochrobactrum quorumnocens.
CCGAATGCTATGTAAGGCAGAATTACGCCGATATAGGTATCAATCAGCCCGAATGAATTTACGAGCGTGAACAGTGGAGCGAGCATGACCTGAAACGGGATCATCGTTCCAAAAACAACGACCAGAAGCAGTAATTTATTGAACCGGAGCTTTATCTTGGCCAAAGCATAAGCGGCCATCGCAGACATGAGCAGTCCAATCGGAACTTTGATCGCAGTGATGATTACGCTGTTGAAGAACGAACTTGCAAAGCTGCCACGGTTCCATGCGCTTGAATAATTACCCCATGCCCATTCAACAGGTGGCATGAATGCGCCTGTACTTGTTACGGCAGCTGGTGTTTTCAATGACGTAAAGACAATGAAAACAAAAGGGGCAATCCAGATGATCGCGATCAAAAACAGGCTGGTCCACAAACCGATCAGAACCGGGTCACGCTTTATCTTAGACGTATCTTGAGAGAGCGAAGTGGCTGTCACGATTCCAACTCCTCGTTTTTCTGCATCCAGCGCAGGTACGGAACAACAATTGTCATCGTGATGAGTAGCAGGACGACCGAAATTGCCGCGCCGCGTCCAAAATCGAAAATCTGCATAGCTTGTGTGAATGCCCAAAGTGCCAGCATTTGTGTGCCTTGCGCTGGGCCACCACCGGTAAGGCCATAAACAATATCGAATGCTTTGAGTGATGAGATGATGGACAGCACCAGTACGACGGTCGTTGTCGGGCGAAGTGCAGGCAGTGTTATATGCTTAAAGACTGCCCAACGCCCGGCACCATCTATTCGTGCGGCTTCAATCAGCGTTTGTGACACATTTTGGAGTCCGGCAAGGAACAAGACCATCGAGAAGCCAACGGTTTGCCAGACATAGGCAACAAAGACGGAGTAAAGCGCGATGCTCTTGCTACCGAGCCAATCCTGAATCCATGACTGCAATCCCCAATTGGTCAGTAACTGGTTAAACAGCCCGAAGAACGGATCGTACATCCATTTCCACATCGTCGCGACAGCTATCGGTGCGATG
It includes:
- a CDS encoding carbohydrate ABC transporter permease; this encodes MTATSLSQDTSKIKRDPVLIGLWTSLFLIAIIWIAPFVFIVFTSLKTPAAVTSTGAFMPPVEWAWGNYSSAWNRGSFASSFFNSVIITAIKVPIGLLMSAMAAYALAKIKLRFNKLLLLVVVFGTMIPFQVMLAPLFTLVNSFGLIDTYIGVILPYIAFGVPYQVFILHGFFKAIPKELSEAALIDGASHFTIFRRIFLPVCLPVLAALFILDFVSTWNEFAMALVLLQDQGMWTLPLGLMSFQGQFSSDYGQLNAAIVMTVLPATIVYLIFQRYFVSGLTSGAVKG
- a CDS encoding carbohydrate ABC transporter permease, translated to MSLKTIIQTPLNQASILLIPALAIYGVFALYPMLDIIVMSFQKWNGLDPERRFVGFSNYSAIFTTDPVFWVAFKNTIIWTLLSLIIPPVVGLLLALSLNQKIFGRNSLRAIFYLPVIIAPIAVATMWKWMYDPFFGLFNQLLTNWGLQSWIQDWLGSKSIALYSVFVAYVWQTVGFSMVLFLAGLQNVSQTLIEAARIDGAGRWAVFKHITLPALRPTTTVVLVLSIISSLKAFDIVYGLTGGGPAQGTQMLALWAFTQAMQIFDFGRGAAISVVLLLITMTIVVPYLRWMQKNEELES